A portion of the Nitrospira defluvii genome contains these proteins:
- a CDS encoding HlyD family secretion protein, with the protein MSLRTSTIAAAVLASVLIAGYVVLDRLVWQDGLPEGLIQANGRIEGDHVTVASKFPGRVVDLAAREGAEVVKGTVLIRLDDAQTKAKVDQALRLVESLISQVEAAHTALAVLNLEVPLSIEAADAKVASARALIRKAKAVEYEARRDAERVRALLPEQAVSQQHVDQADARWKVAVTDIAVSQAALDQAGKELAQAELGRERIRSKEAEVAALERQRDQADAALAEIRSVLDDLTIVAPTSGTVTTRMVDVGEVVATGAPLLELVDLDRLYLQVYVPELQVGKVRLDLPARIHTDAFPDEPFEATVRYIASKAEFTPKEVQTPDERVKLIYAVRLYLKANPNHRLTPGLPADAVIRWKDDVAWSKPR; encoded by the coding sequence GTGAGCCTTCGGACCTCGACTATTGCCGCGGCCGTCCTCGCATCGGTGCTGATCGCCGGATATGTGGTCCTCGATCGGCTAGTGTGGCAGGACGGCCTCCCGGAGGGGCTGATTCAGGCCAATGGACGGATCGAAGGCGACCATGTCACCGTGGCCAGCAAGTTCCCGGGGCGCGTCGTAGACCTGGCGGCGCGCGAAGGGGCTGAGGTCGTCAAAGGCACCGTGCTGATACGGCTTGACGATGCCCAGACGAAGGCGAAAGTCGACCAAGCCTTGCGGCTCGTCGAGAGCTTGATCTCGCAGGTGGAGGCGGCCCATACGGCACTCGCGGTCCTCAACCTCGAAGTGCCTCTGAGCATCGAAGCGGCGGACGCCAAAGTCGCCAGTGCGCGCGCCCTCATCCGTAAGGCGAAAGCCGTCGAGTATGAAGCCCGCCGGGACGCCGAGCGTGTGCGCGCTCTGCTTCCCGAGCAGGCCGTGTCACAGCAGCATGTGGACCAGGCGGACGCGCGTTGGAAAGTCGCGGTCACGGACATTGCGGTGTCGCAGGCCGCCCTCGATCAGGCCGGGAAGGAACTCGCTCAGGCCGAATTGGGGCGAGAGCGAATCCGATCGAAGGAAGCGGAGGTGGCCGCGCTCGAACGGCAGCGCGACCAGGCGGATGCGGCACTCGCGGAAATCCGCAGCGTGCTCGACGATCTGACGATCGTGGCCCCGACGAGCGGGACGGTGACCACGCGCATGGTGGACGTCGGCGAAGTCGTGGCGACCGGCGCGCCCCTGCTCGAACTGGTGGACCTCGACCGCCTCTATTTGCAGGTCTATGTCCCGGAGCTCCAAGTCGGCAAGGTCCGCCTCGACCTGCCCGCCCGCATCCATACGGATGCCTTTCCTGACGAACCCTTCGAGGCGACGGTCCGATACATTGCCTCGAAAGCGGAATTCACTCCAAAAGAAGTCCAGACTCCCGACGAACGCGTCAAGCTGATCTACGCCGTCCGGCTCTATCTCAAGGCGAATCCAAATCATCGGCTGACACCGGGTCTTCCGGCGGATGCGGTGATTCGCTGGAAGGACGATGTTGCCTGGTCGAAGCCCCGATGA
- a CDS encoding ABC transporter permease has translation MALKEWKETTRDRLFLLLAFLLPALWLVVFGYGLNLDVEDIPFAVLDRDHSELSRDYLQRFIQSRYFSFQGYADEERALGRLLTDTKIRAAIIVPERFQEQLVAGEPVAVQTLLDGTFPLHTDIAKGYVIAINQAFTEDRLIEYLRGARGLTDEQAAVLVRPLSVEVRYLYNEEVRSTWSMVPALVMFTLMLASPLLTALGVVREKETGSIYNIYSSTLSRAEFLTGKLLPYIVISLVNVVVLWLMAVGLFQVPFKGHFLLFFSASVLFVCCTTGIGLLISLLVQTQMAALIITMIVAMIPTILFSGLLVPVASLTRGAKVQAHLYPAMYYTNIVRGSFLKGVGADVLWFDLLALGMFAAAISGVTYRLFTKRPKA, from the coding sequence GTGGCGCTCAAGGAATGGAAGGAAACCACCAGAGACCGGCTGTTCCTGCTGCTGGCCTTTCTTCTGCCGGCTCTCTGGCTCGTGGTGTTCGGATACGGGTTGAACCTGGATGTGGAGGACATTCCGTTCGCGGTCCTGGATCGGGATCACAGCGAGTTGAGCCGGGATTATCTCCAGCGGTTCATCCAATCGCGCTATTTTTCGTTTCAAGGTTACGCTGATGAGGAGCGTGCCCTGGGGCGCCTGTTGACCGACACGAAGATCCGAGCGGCCATCATCGTGCCGGAGCGGTTCCAGGAACAATTGGTCGCAGGCGAACCGGTGGCCGTGCAGACGTTGCTCGACGGAACTTTCCCTCTCCATACGGATATCGCCAAAGGGTATGTCATTGCCATCAACCAGGCCTTCACCGAGGATCGCCTGATTGAGTACCTGCGGGGAGCCCGTGGTCTCACTGACGAGCAGGCGGCTGTGCTGGTGCGCCCGCTGAGCGTTGAAGTGCGATATCTGTACAACGAGGAGGTCCGCAGCACCTGGTCCATGGTACCGGCGCTGGTCATGTTTACGTTGATGCTCGCGTCCCCCCTGCTGACGGCGCTCGGGGTCGTGCGGGAAAAAGAAACGGGCTCGATCTACAATATTTACAGCTCTACCCTGAGCCGCGCCGAATTCCTTACCGGAAAGCTGCTGCCCTATATCGTCATTTCCCTCGTGAACGTCGTCGTCTTGTGGCTGATGGCCGTCGGCCTGTTCCAGGTGCCGTTTAAGGGACACTTCCTCCTGTTTTTTTCCGCGTCGGTGCTGTTCGTATGCTGTACGACAGGAATCGGCCTCCTGATTTCCTTGCTGGTGCAGACGCAAATGGCGGCGTTGATCATCACGATGATCGTCGCGATGATTCCGACCATTCTGTTTTCCGGGCTCTTGGTTCCCGTCGCCTCATTGACGCGCGGCGCCAAGGTCCAGGCCCATCTGTACCCTGCCATGTACTACACCAACATCGTGCGAGGAAGTTTTCTGAAAGGCGTCGGTGCCGACGTGTTGTGGTTCGACCTGCTGGCGCTGGGGATGTTTGCCGCCGCCATCAGCGGCGTCACCTATCGGCTCTTTACCAAGAGGCCCAAAGCATGA
- a CDS encoding Spy/CpxP family protein refolding chaperone, whose amino-acid sequence MKMQSTVRVAIGALIIAGALVGAGCHRHHTPTERADWMTGKIAKHLDLDDQQKAKLAAVKDEAMAVRAESEKERKATMEEVIAQVQSDRLDQAKLARLFEQHQAGQTRLMQRVLPKLAEWHATLRPEQKAEAVEHLRKWMERYGDH is encoded by the coding sequence ATGAAGATGCAGAGCACGGTCAGGGTGGCGATCGGGGCGTTGATCATTGCCGGGGCGCTGGTCGGTGCCGGGTGTCACCGACACCATACGCCGACGGAGCGCGCGGATTGGATGACGGGGAAGATCGCCAAACACTTGGACCTCGACGATCAGCAGAAGGCCAAGCTGGCCGCCGTGAAGGACGAAGCGATGGCCGTCCGCGCGGAGTCGGAGAAGGAGCGCAAGGCGACCATGGAAGAGGTCATCGCTCAGGTCCAGAGCGACCGGCTGGATCAGGCCAAGCTGGCTCGTTTGTTTGAGCAGCACCAAGCGGGACAGACCCGCCTGATGCAGCGTGTGTTGCCCAAGCTGGCGGAATGGCATGCGACCCTGCGGCCCGAACAAAAGGCGGAAGCCGTGGAACACCTTCGCAAGTGGATGGAGCGATACGGAGACCACTGA
- a CDS encoding antibiotic biosynthesis monooxygenase family protein: MPDAGDIDQCIFGPAVNEAEFVQWWQDVKAHITKQEGFLSGKFHKSLKPDSRFTYINVAIWENEGLYWKAYEKSVTPMKEKLAQLGVDMTPALYHVAFEY; the protein is encoded by the coding sequence GTGCCTGATGCCGGTGACATTGATCAATGTATTTTCGGTCCCGCCGTCAACGAAGCAGAGTTCGTGCAGTGGTGGCAGGACGTCAAGGCGCACATCACGAAGCAAGAAGGATTTCTCAGCGGGAAATTCCATAAGAGTCTCAAGCCGGACAGCCGGTTCACCTATATCAACGTCGCCATCTGGGAGAACGAAGGCTTGTACTGGAAGGCGTATGAGAAGAGCGTCACGCCCATGAAGGAGAAACTGGCGCAACTGGGGGTGGACATGACGCCGGCGCTCTATCACGTCGCCTTTGAATACTGA
- a CDS encoding DoxX family protein, with the protein MQALFKTDESWAGLILRVALGGVIFAHGAQKLLGWYGGFGFEGTMGFFTQKMGLPWLVAFLVIIGESIGSLGLIAGLLTRFTAASFIVIMLGAIVTVHLPQGFFMNWFGQQQGEGFEYHLLVIAMSLALLVVGGGKWSLDGLIAKWLGEPAKSQSSEARDQKYAFRTL; encoded by the coding sequence ATGCAGGCGTTGTTCAAAACAGATGAGTCCTGGGCCGGGTTGATCTTGCGAGTGGCGTTGGGCGGCGTGATCTTCGCTCATGGCGCGCAGAAATTGTTGGGCTGGTACGGAGGGTTTGGCTTCGAAGGCACGATGGGATTTTTCACGCAAAAGATGGGGCTGCCCTGGCTGGTTGCGTTTCTAGTCATCATCGGTGAATCCATCGGCAGTCTTGGATTAATCGCAGGTCTGCTCACGCGGTTCACGGCGGCGAGCTTCATCGTCATCATGCTCGGCGCGATCGTGACGGTGCACTTGCCGCAGGGCTTCTTCATGAATTGGTTCGGCCAGCAGCAAGGTGAAGGCTTTGAATATCACCTCCTCGTGATCGCGATGAGCCTGGCGCTGTTGGTGGTGGGTGGCGGCAAGTGGTCGCTGGACGGGCTGATCGCCAAATGGCTGGGTGAGCCGGCGAAGAGTCAGTCCTCGGAAGCACGCGACCAGAAGTATGCGTTCCGCACCTTGTAA
- a CDS encoding ATP-binding cassette domain-containing protein, whose product MTSLTASSPDLVVRVSGLVKRYKQHLAVKGLDFTVNRGEIYGLIGPDGAGKSSVMKALAGVLQYEGGSAEVFGTVVDSEQAAENVKRRIGFLPQGLGLNLYPELSVEENIDFFAKLRLVPEAELRERKGRLLAITRLDRFRGRLMKQLSGGMKQKLGLICTLIHEPELAILDEPTTGVDPVSRRDFWAILAEWQSAKGMTAIVSTAYMDEAARFHRLSFLSHGRMLASGTPAEVTALVPGLVVTFESTPQLEAVARLKRRYAQVESLGPSVHLFTPERDAHAAVAEIRAVLGDLPVGHLHTDEPELEDVVVALLLKEQDGQAGASEASVRPTRAGDRQQRDGLAVQARELVRDFDSFRAVDRVSFDVQQGEIFGLLGANGAGKTTIIKMLTGIVPPTGGEGRVAGADMRTAGGAIKERIGYMSQAFSLYLDLTVVENIRLFAGIYGLARRQAQQRMEWIVEMAGLSGYVHDRTGRLPMGVRQRLALGCALVHSPRVLFLDEPTSGVDPIGRRRFWELLSRLAREEGVAILITTHYLSEAEHCDRLALMYAGRIVAEGTPADLKTQVEQEVGQLLEIAVDRPGAALTHMMAAGFSGAALFGTKIHVLSRDPSRDEAHLREVLARVGHSVEAVRLRTLSLEDVFVSRVMALERAAQKEKHT is encoded by the coding sequence ATGACGAGCCTCACCGCATCGTCACCGGACCTGGTGGTCCGGGTCTCCGGCCTCGTGAAGCGGTACAAGCAGCACCTCGCGGTCAAAGGCCTCGACTTCACCGTGAATCGCGGAGAGATCTATGGCCTCATCGGACCCGATGGGGCCGGAAAGAGCAGCGTGATGAAGGCGCTCGCCGGAGTTTTGCAGTACGAAGGCGGGTCCGCGGAAGTGTTCGGGACCGTCGTGGATTCCGAGCAGGCGGCCGAAAACGTGAAACGACGAATCGGATTTCTTCCTCAAGGGCTGGGGCTCAATCTCTACCCTGAACTCTCCGTCGAGGAGAACATCGACTTTTTTGCCAAGCTGCGGTTAGTTCCCGAGGCGGAGCTACGTGAGCGCAAGGGACGGCTGCTGGCCATCACCCGCTTGGATCGTTTTCGTGGCCGGCTGATGAAACAGCTCTCGGGCGGGATGAAGCAAAAGCTCGGCCTGATCTGCACGTTGATTCACGAGCCGGAGCTTGCCATTCTGGACGAGCCGACGACCGGCGTCGATCCGGTTTCGCGGCGCGACTTCTGGGCCATTCTTGCGGAGTGGCAGTCAGCCAAAGGCATGACCGCGATTGTGTCGACCGCCTACATGGACGAAGCGGCCCGCTTTCACCGGCTCTCGTTTCTCTCTCATGGCCGGATGCTGGCCTCGGGAACTCCGGCAGAAGTCACGGCGCTGGTCCCGGGCCTGGTCGTCACCTTCGAATCGACCCCGCAATTGGAAGCCGTTGCCCGGTTGAAACGCCGCTATGCGCAGGTGGAATCCTTGGGTCCCTCGGTGCACCTGTTCACGCCGGAGCGGGACGCGCACGCCGCCGTGGCAGAAATCCGCGCGGTGTTGGGCGATTTGCCGGTGGGGCACCTCCACACGGATGAACCGGAGTTGGAAGATGTCGTCGTGGCCCTGCTCCTGAAAGAGCAGGATGGGCAAGCGGGAGCGTCGGAAGCATCGGTCCGACCGACTCGCGCCGGAGATAGGCAGCAGCGCGATGGGCTGGCCGTTCAGGCCAGGGAACTCGTTCGGGATTTTGATTCGTTTCGCGCCGTGGACCGGGTGAGTTTTGATGTGCAGCAAGGTGAAATCTTCGGCCTGCTGGGGGCGAACGGTGCAGGCAAAACGACCATCATCAAGATGCTCACCGGAATTGTGCCTCCGACGGGTGGAGAGGGGCGCGTGGCCGGTGCGGACATGCGGACGGCAGGCGGGGCGATCAAGGAACGCATCGGCTACATGTCCCAGGCCTTCTCTCTCTATCTCGACCTGACCGTGGTCGAGAACATCCGGCTGTTTGCCGGGATCTACGGCCTGGCTCGCCGACAGGCGCAGCAACGGATGGAGTGGATCGTGGAGATGGCGGGCCTCAGCGGCTATGTACACGATCGGACGGGACGCCTTCCCATGGGAGTGCGGCAACGTCTGGCGTTGGGGTGTGCCCTCGTCCATAGCCCGCGCGTCTTATTCCTGGACGAACCGACATCCGGCGTGGACCCCATCGGCCGTCGACGGTTCTGGGAGTTGTTGTCCAGATTGGCTCGCGAGGAAGGCGTCGCGATCCTTATCACCACCCATTATCTCAGCGAAGCGGAACACTGCGACCGGCTGGCCCTCATGTATGCAGGGCGTATCGTGGCCGAGGGGACGCCGGCGGACCTCAAAACCCAGGTGGAGCAGGAAGTCGGGCAATTGCTGGAGATTGCCGTGGATAGGCCGGGGGCCGCACTCACGCATATGATGGCGGCCGGATTCTCCGGCGCCGCGCTCTTCGGTACGAAGATTCATGTGCTCTCACGCGATCCTTCCCGTGACGAGGCGCATCTCCGTGAGGTGTTGGCGCGCGTCGGCCACTCCGTCGAGGCGGTACGGCTGCGAACACTCAGTTTGGAAGATGTGTTTGTGTCGCGGGTCATGGCACTGGAACGGGCGGCGCAGAAGGAGAAGCACACCTGA
- a CDS encoding sigma 54-interacting transcriptional regulator — translation MSHEPSAETVSSSLDRYRALLRVAEAIANHSDLSALVQDLARQLPSVVPVNFVGLSLHDPQRGVMRLHVLQANVTADIIGGHESAPAETPAGLVWETQEPLLLNDLAAEHRWPNVIGLMREDGVQSCCLVPLTSAARRLGSLEFSSLEQHAYGIADVELMQQVGHQVAVAVENVLNREAAEASRRDVERQRDRFGLLLRMTNTIASTLDLREVFKAVSLCLREMVPQEYASLILCDGKNGRVRLHALDFPDNEGALTEGAMSDVAGSLAGLALERRRPAIANTLPDLKAFSHAVPQLLVMKGFQSMCSLPLLSRDRVIGCLNLASHQEQAFSEQDVEFLSQVAGQIALAVDNALAYQEIHTLKDRLTEEKLYLEEEIRVEHGFDDIIGESRALKQVLGQVEIVAPTDATVLILGETGTGKELIARAIHRLSGRHARTFVKLNCAAIPTGLLESELFGHERGAFTGAIAQKVGRFELAHGGTIFLDEVGEIPLELQSKLLRVLQEQEFERLGSTRTIRVDIRLVAATNRDLAKLAEEGRFRNDLYYRLNVFPLTLPPLRERREDIPMLVRYFAQHYAARMKKSIESIPAPTLEALSRYHWPGNIRELENLVERAVILTQGTQLHVPLQELRLVEPERAAASPTLHDAERQQILRVLRETKWTIGGPDGAAARLGLKRTTLTSKLKKLGLSRPRE, via the coding sequence ATGAGCCACGAACCATCAGCAGAGACGGTGTCTTCCAGCCTCGACCGGTATCGTGCGTTGTTGCGCGTGGCGGAGGCAATTGCCAACCACTCCGACTTGTCTGCACTAGTGCAGGATCTTGCCCGGCAGCTGCCGTCGGTCGTGCCGGTCAATTTTGTGGGGCTTTCGTTGCATGACCCCCAGCGAGGGGTCATGCGGCTGCATGTGCTCCAGGCCAATGTGACGGCCGACATCATCGGCGGGCATGAAAGCGCGCCGGCCGAGACGCCCGCCGGATTGGTGTGGGAGACACAAGAACCGCTGCTGCTCAACGATCTGGCCGCCGAGCATCGCTGGCCGAATGTGATCGGGTTGATGCGGGAAGATGGTGTGCAGTCCTGTTGCCTGGTGCCGCTGACCTCCGCCGCCCGACGATTGGGGTCCTTGGAGTTTTCGAGCCTGGAACAGCACGCATACGGCATCGCCGATGTGGAGTTGATGCAACAGGTCGGGCACCAGGTGGCGGTGGCTGTCGAGAATGTGCTCAATCGTGAGGCCGCGGAGGCCTCCCGCCGCGACGTCGAACGGCAGCGCGATCGCTTCGGCCTGTTACTGCGCATGACGAATACCATTGCGTCCACGCTGGATCTACGCGAGGTGTTCAAGGCCGTGAGTCTCTGCCTGCGCGAGATGGTCCCGCAGGAATACGCCAGCCTGATTCTGTGTGACGGCAAGAACGGCCGCGTCCGCCTCCATGCCTTGGATTTTCCCGACAACGAAGGCGCCTTGACCGAGGGGGCGATGTCGGATGTCGCCGGTTCCCTCGCCGGCCTGGCGTTGGAGCGGAGGCGCCCCGCGATAGCGAACACTTTGCCGGACCTGAAGGCGTTTTCTCACGCCGTGCCGCAGCTCCTGGTTATGAAGGGCTTCCAGTCCATGTGTTCCTTGCCCCTGTTGTCGCGCGATCGCGTGATCGGCTGCCTGAATCTGGCAAGTCATCAAGAGCAGGCGTTCAGCGAGCAGGATGTGGAATTCTTGAGCCAAGTGGCCGGGCAGATCGCACTGGCCGTCGACAATGCCTTGGCGTATCAGGAGATTCACACGCTCAAAGATCGATTGACCGAGGAAAAGTTGTACTTGGAGGAAGAAATCCGTGTGGAACATGGCTTCGACGATATCATCGGCGAGAGCCGTGCGTTGAAACAGGTGTTGGGGCAAGTCGAAATCGTGGCGCCGACCGATGCGACGGTGCTGATCCTGGGTGAAACCGGAACGGGAAAAGAACTCATTGCCAGGGCGATCCATCGCCTAAGCGGTCGCCACGCACGCACGTTCGTCAAACTCAACTGTGCGGCGATTCCCACCGGGTTGCTGGAGAGTGAATTGTTCGGCCATGAACGGGGCGCCTTCACCGGGGCCATCGCACAGAAGGTCGGCCGGTTCGAGTTGGCCCATGGCGGGACGATCTTTTTGGACGAGGTGGGAGAAATTCCGCTGGAGCTGCAGTCCAAACTGCTTCGGGTGTTGCAGGAGCAAGAATTCGAACGACTCGGGAGCACCCGCACGATCCGCGTGGACATCAGGCTGGTAGCCGCCACGAACCGGGACCTGGCGAAGCTGGCCGAGGAGGGCCGGTTTCGAAACGATCTGTACTATCGGTTAAACGTGTTTCCCCTCACGTTGCCGCCGCTCCGCGAGCGTCGCGAGGACATCCCCATGCTCGTGCGGTATTTCGCGCAGCATTATGCCGCGCGCATGAAGAAAAGCATCGAGTCGATCCCTGCCCCGACCCTGGAGGCCTTGTCCCGTTATCACTGGCCCGGCAACATTCGAGAACTGGAGAATCTGGTCGAGCGGGCCGTCATTCTGACCCAGGGGACACAACTGCACGTGCCGCTGCAGGAACTGAGGCTGGTGGAACCGGAGCGTGCGGCTGCGTCCCCAACCTTGCATGATGCGGAACGCCAGCAGATTCTTCGTGTCCTGCGAGAGACGAAGTGGACGATCGGCGGACCAGACGGCGCGGCGGCTCGCTTAGGTTTGAAGCGCACCACCCTCACATCCAAACTCAAAAAGCTCGGGCTCTCGCGCCCGAGAGAATAA
- a CDS encoding ABC transporter permease: protein MTARRQATMWGRRLAALTWKELLQLTRDLPLLLFLLYSFSLSVVVSGAGITMQLTNAELLVHDADHSPSSRELIHRFQPPYFAFTGEIRDPREGLRQLDAGRAMLLLEIPPRFHEALMSGERTAVQLLVDTTNAPQGLSAAAYTVRIAGLFGAERGLASAGLSGAKASLPMVTSAHRVWFNPTQDERWFQSIAHVLRMTTIFAVLLPAAALVREKERGTVEQLLVSPLSSFQIMFAKVLAMSGVILLALSLALYGVLQPVFHVPMKGSTGLFFLLTALHVFTTAGFGLVAATLAKNQAQVGMMTLFVVGPMLLLSGITSPYESMPTWVQAIMTLSPLRYYIDITYGVMLKGAGLDMLWKSVGAMLLLGGSLFGFGMWRFRRQFQ, encoded by the coding sequence ATGACGGCTCGCCGGCAGGCAACCATGTGGGGGCGACGGCTCGCGGCGCTGACGTGGAAAGAACTGTTGCAACTGACGCGCGACTTGCCGCTCTTGCTGTTCTTGCTCTATTCGTTTTCCCTTTCGGTCGTGGTGAGCGGCGCCGGGATCACGATGCAGCTCACCAACGCCGAGTTGCTGGTGCATGATGCGGATCACAGTCCTTCGTCCCGCGAGCTGATCCACCGGTTTCAGCCCCCGTATTTCGCCTTTACCGGCGAGATCCGCGATCCACGGGAGGGACTCAGACAGTTGGATGCGGGCCGCGCGATGTTGCTGTTGGAGATTCCTCCCCGATTTCACGAGGCGTTGATGAGTGGGGAGCGAACGGCGGTCCAGCTGCTCGTTGACACCACCAATGCCCCTCAAGGACTTTCGGCCGCCGCCTATACCGTGCGAATCGCCGGCCTGTTCGGCGCCGAGCGGGGCCTGGCGTCCGCCGGTCTTTCCGGTGCGAAGGCGAGCCTGCCGATGGTGACCAGTGCCCATCGCGTCTGGTTCAATCCCACCCAAGATGAACGATGGTTCCAGTCCATCGCCCATGTCCTCCGTATGACGACCATCTTTGCCGTGTTATTGCCGGCGGCTGCGCTGGTGCGTGAGAAGGAGCGGGGCACGGTCGAACAATTGTTGGTGTCGCCCCTGTCTTCCTTCCAGATCATGTTTGCCAAAGTGCTCGCGATGTCCGGGGTCATCCTCCTCGCGCTCAGTCTCGCGCTGTACGGTGTGCTGCAGCCGGTGTTTCATGTGCCGATGAAGGGGTCGACCGGACTCTTTTTTCTCCTGACCGCGTTGCACGTCTTCACCACTGCCGGATTCGGGCTGGTGGCAGCGACACTCGCGAAGAATCAGGCCCAGGTGGGCATGATGACACTCTTCGTCGTGGGGCCGATGCTCCTGTTGTCTGGCATTACGTCACCGTATGAGTCCATGCCGACGTGGGTGCAGGCGATCATGACGCTCTCACCGCTGCGCTACTACATCGACATCACCTATGGCGTGATGCTGAAGGGCGCAGGGTTGGATATGCTGTGGAAGTCGGTCGGTGCCATGCTCCTGTTGGGCGGCAGCCTGTTCGGCTTCGGTATGTGGCGATTCCGGCGGCAATTTCAATAA
- the mntA gene encoding type VII toxin-antitoxin system MntA family adenylyltransferase antitoxin: MNSETIVQFLREHIPDLVAIYQFGSEVRGDATRGSDIDLAVLAKQTLSGEQLFEWAQELATQLGRDVDLLDLKRASTVMRAQVIATGRILDSREHSARAEFEMYAYSDYARLNEERRELLNDIKTRGLVYG, from the coding sequence ATGAACAGTGAGACGATTGTGCAGTTTCTGCGGGAGCACATTCCCGACCTCGTGGCCATCTACCAGTTCGGCTCAGAGGTCCGAGGCGATGCGACCCGGGGCAGCGACATCGACCTTGCTGTTCTGGCCAAGCAGACGCTGTCCGGCGAACAGCTCTTCGAATGGGCTCAGGAGCTCGCGACTCAACTTGGTCGAGATGTGGACCTGCTCGATCTCAAGCGAGCCTCCACGGTCATGCGTGCGCAAGTCATTGCCACCGGCCGCATCCTCGACAGCAGAGAGCATTCCGCTCGGGCCGAGTTCGAAATGTACGCCTACTCCGATTACGCACGGCTGAACGAAGAACGACGGGAGCTACTCAACGACATCAAGACTCGCGGACTCGTGTATGGCTGA
- the hepT gene encoding type VII toxin-antitoxin system HepT family RNase toxin, protein MADDVIVNKAGNIERCLRRITEEYGGDRSNLFDNQTKQDAIVRNLQRACETAIDLAMYVVRRKGLGLPQESREAFGLLEKAGLLPAELASRLQRMVGFRNVAVHDYTSLNLEILHTIITSHLDDFRLYSSTIVKACA, encoded by the coding sequence ATGGCTGACGATGTGATCGTGAACAAGGCGGGGAACATCGAACGATGCCTGCGCCGCATCACCGAAGAATATGGCGGGGATCGAAGCAACCTGTTTGACAATCAAACCAAGCAGGATGCGATCGTGCGCAATCTGCAACGTGCTTGCGAGACCGCCATTGATCTCGCCATGTATGTGGTCAGACGTAAAGGGTTGGGACTTCCGCAGGAAAGCAGAGAGGCGTTCGGCTTGTTAGAGAAAGCAGGACTGCTCCCGGCCGAGTTGGCGAGCCGGCTCCAGCGAATGGTCGGCTTCCGCAACGTCGCCGTGCATGACTACACCAGCCTGAATCTGGAGATCCTTCACACCATCATTACCTCGCACCTCGACGACTTTCGCCTGTATTCATCCACAATCGTCAAAGCCTGCGCGTAG